The following coding sequences lie in one Oncorhynchus gorbuscha isolate QuinsamMale2020 ecotype Even-year linkage group LG10, OgorEven_v1.0, whole genome shotgun sequence genomic window:
- the LOC124045854 gene encoding uncharacterized protein KIAA1755-like isoform X2, giving the protein MNPESLDGSIQNTLSALFPPFEATAPTVLSQLFQVIEERFRGDALQCLLDFLIPAKHILESVQQAACAQYSDVVFCCEGWPLCLHEKVVIQLAPINPLFLCPGDFYLQVAPFSEQAARIVVRSLLEDGQGQVVEVEETPIPETSYPCIFSEDWLVELNQGRHGTPLSHCVLSTDQGMVKVPWAQVTLPEFVDKPRTMASSSLSPAAVQQEVVAGPGPSLVLPHPAPVYSVETRISPAKHGIAVSLRLVDNNCSRLVKVDQDGPMAKPIGWVSPNTWDSRSNNTSEVEGEYVDLVEFTNKKEALLLSGAHSYKYSRALMSRPVPLNRPGVPLAPALPLSLAQALAPNQHPREHLHCGRTIQSSEEPPCTPCMRRRMGQVSKAQELRCRYRESYHSALQNPVTFERDNTLNTLAVLEEASPCEGRLGLEGKELCPGVSQQCCHPDPGHHDQIPPVSTVTCRESGESNTISSRILQGLSDTTENDGRCPSSLSTTVVDTSEKCEVVIQGRKIMRDIVSSAEKIPSLHVVQCKNATAFGLVSPKMNRRRLPKDVSQAHQPSMPVRNGQQTPPPAPLPETTQQPPGHYAVSRSKVQAPDSEEPSTHPLQMGIACLTGGRDRTGRLVVEVYGDHEGWRSPSVSSLELCKLLLYLHSVIRRELRELGLTLVIDARQNPPPSQFNKALLMLEEQIPHAVHSVLILVEKESSHRPEKCPGQQIDVVTSLKALHKLVEGSQLTYGLEGTLPYSHQDWLQLHQKLHPFMSDLQEASGLLLKAIRKLEGGRKIDKVQDVQRCILEQRTLMKDVLEDSRLVALQREGGAMLARLRRESDLRYSHCEDYSDAVDSVTYMYNHVEEQAHMLVQRSNMSLDHLEYLLQLREMEGHFSKIREWFDAEGERRLLEAESVEDSREKVAHTLQSFRAFLSEANEQKHQALVLVTEAEKIQGPSPYPETEVFRTMVCTFKSGLADSLSRAERCSSELETMVSVCSFCEQATELAKDCRQYLGQEQVGRHPETDDISTLQMYQESFVQFSPDRFQEVKAQACALRGSRGMRVWNVAWLKCQEVRQQLEERLQDVERALRNTGSWYEQHRHGEDQATAQTVTHHDRALLLPRPGPPHWYNPPTGSMVERYHGILESRNNSVTCCNINFKPQNNRPCKGSKATTVLASPRIKSIRRAEREPSRREACRGRRREAATLADSQTVGCEWFPWKRGGLGRSMSEDSCATAMSSQSEARVQTPSCSHGQPSCRILQAAQKFQISRHGSFCSAESCSGQEGAEKASSRNTSSSVRRCEGTTSLASPEENAGSVMKLQRIMEELLLTEREYVRSLGYILMHYLPLLERTDVPQDLRGKRGVIFGNLEKLYDFHSHFFLRELEACQTEPLGVARCFLRHRESLGLYALYSKNKPQSDALILHHRHDIFKRKQQELGDQMDLSSYLLRPIQRISKYSLLLQDMLGMCGPQRDRDREELQAAADVVRFQMRHGNDLLTMDAIQDCDVNLKEQGQLIRQDEFIVFFRKKKCFRHIFLFQDLILFSKTKKTDVGNDVYIYKQSFKTSDIGMTHNSGESGLCFEIWIRRRKSQDTYTLKADRAEVKRSWTRDLEQILWEQAAYSRELRMQERVFNGMGRKPFMDIQPSEAAICDRAVNCVLLGRAPVPSCLQTDIEYLRPNSIGSGSSASTSCSHSSSSSGRGSLPPVGYPGNQTQDGEASHIVHSFPATVTEEDLSNHHNQQKQNLHLNSSGESTSVFISSKRSCLFAIGGEMEDSSSVTSQSSQSHVSQRTTAPSLSSPATIRKKPSISPKPPVLAAPQSLQKGKEVVAIGKSTEV; this is encoded by the exons ATG aacccagagtctctggacGGGTCCATCCAGAACACTCTCTCAGCCCTCTTTCCCCCATTCGAGGCCACAGCCCCCACTGTCCTGAGCCAGCTCTTCCAGGTAATAGAGGAACGTTTCCGTGGAGATGCCCTCCAGTGTCTACTGGACTTCCTCATCCCGGCCAAACACATCCTTGAGAGTGTTCAGCAGGCTGCCTGT GCCCAGTACTCTGATGTGGTGTTCTGCTGTGAGGGCTGGCCTCTGTGTCTGCATGAGAAAGTGGTGATCCAGCTGGCCCCGATCAACCCCCTATTTCTGTGCCCAGGGGACTTCTACTTGCAGGTTGCTCCCTTCTCTGAGCAGGCCGCCCGCATCgtggtccggagcctgctggagGACGGACAGGgtcaggtggtggaggtggaggagacacCCATCCCTGAGACCTCCTACCCCTGCATCTTCTCTGAGGACTGGCTAGTGGAGCTCAACCAAGGCCGCCACGGTACTCCACTTAGCCACTGTGTCCTCTCCACAGACCAGGGCATGGTGAAGGTGCCATGGGCGCAGGTGACTCTCCCTGAGTTTGTGGATAAACCCAGAACTATGGCCTCATCATCTCTTTCTCCGGCTGCTGTTCAACAGGAGGTAGTGGCAGGGCCCGGGCCCTCATTGGTCCTGCCTCACCCTGCACCTGTGTACTCTGTGGAGACTAGGATCTCTCCTGCTAAACATGGCATTGCGGTGTCACTGCGTCTGGTGGACAATAATTGCTCCCGGCTGGTTAAGGTGGATCAGGATGGGCCTATGGCTAAGCCCATAGGCTGGGTGTCTCCCAACACATGGGACAGCCGCAGCAACAACACCTCTGAGGTTGAGGGGGAATACGTGGACTTGGTGGAGTTCACTAACAAGAAAGAAGCATTGCTCCTCAGTGGGGCTCACAGTTACAAATATTCCAGAGCGCTCATGTCTAGGCCTGTTCCACTTAACAGGCCTGGTGTCCCTCTGGCTCCAGCCCTGCCCCTGTCCTTGGCCCAAGCCCTGGCCCCCAACCAGCACCCCAGGGAACACTTACACTGCGGCCGGACCATCCAGTCCTCCGAGGAGCCCCCCTGCACCCCTTGcatgaggaggagaatgggccagGTGTCCAAAGCACAGGAGCTCAGGTGCCGGTACAGGGAGTCTTACCATTCAGCACTGCAGAACCCTGTTACCTTTGAGAGAGACAATACACTGAATACACTGGCGGTTCTGGAGGAGGCTAGTCCATGTGAGGGGAGGCTGGGACTAGAGGGGAAAGAACTATGTCCTGGTGTCTCCCAGCAGTGCTGCCATCCAGACCCAGGACATCATGACCAGATTCCCCCTGTTAGCACTGTTACCTGTAGGGAGTCTGGAGAAAGTAACACTATATCCAGTAGAATTTTACAAGGCCTGAGTGACACTACAGAGAACGATGGGAGATGTCCCTCTTCTCTGTCGACCACTGTTGTGGACACATCAGAGAAGTGTGAAGTAGTGATACAAGGAAGAAAAATTATGAGGGATATTGTCTCGTCTGCAGAGAAGATTCCCAGCTTACATGTAGTGCAATGTAAAAACGCCACAGCTTTTGGACTGGTTTCCCCAAAGATGAACAGGCGGAGACTGCCCAAAG ATGTCTCCCAGGCTCACCAACCCTCCATGCCTGTTAGAAACGGACAACAGACCCCTCCACCGGCCCCTCTCCCTGAGACAACCCAGCAGCCTCCGGGTCACTATGCTGTTTCCAGGTCTAAGGTCCAGGCACCAGACTCAGAGGAACCCAGTACTCACCCCCTCCAGATGGGAATAGCATGTCTTACTG GTGGCAGAGACAGGACAGGTCGGTTGGTGGTTGAGGTGTACGGAGACCATGAAGGATGGAGATCTCCTTCAGTGTCTAGTCTGGAACTCTGCAAACTGCTGCTCTACCTCCACTCTGTAAtcag GAGAGAACTAAGAGAACTTGGACTGACACTAGTTATTGATGCTCGGCAGAATCCACCTCCATCACAGTTCAATAAGGCCTTGCTGATGCTTGAG GAGCAAATTCCCCATGCAGTACACAGTGTGCTTATCCTGGTGGAGAAAGAGAGCAGCCATCGCCCAGAGAAATGTCCTGGACAACAG ATTGATGTAGTGACATCACTGAAGGCGTTGCACAAGCTGGTGGAGGGGAGCCAGTTGACCTACGGCCTAGAGGGCACCCTGCCCTACAGCCACCAGGACTGGCTGCAGCTCCATCAG AAACTTCATCCCTTCATGTCAGATCTCCAGGAGGCTTCAGGTTTGCTCCTGAAGGCCATCAGAAAACTAGAGGGAGGTCGTAAGATTGACAAAGTGCAG GATGTACAGAGGTGTATTCTAGAACAGAGAACGCTGATGAAGGATGTTCTGGAGGACAGCCGGTTGGTCGCTCTGCAAAGGGAGGGCGGAGCCATGCTGGCCAGGCTGAGGAGGGAGAGTGACCTCAGATACTCTCACTGTGAGGATTACAG TGATGCTGTAGACTCTGTGACCTATATGTACAACCATGTAGAGGAGCAAGCCCACATGCTGGTGCAAAGATCCAACATGTCCCTGGACCACCTTGAATACCTACTCCAACTCAGAGAAATGGAGGGCCACTTCTCTAAG ATCAGGGAATGGTTTGATGCCGAAGGGGAACGGCGGTTGCTGGAGGCAGAATCGGTGGAGGACTCCAGAGAAAAGGTTGCACATACTCTGCAGAGTTTCAGAGCATTCCTCTCTGAAGCCAAT GAGCAGAAGCACCAGGCTTTGGTCCTGGTGACAGAGGCAGAGAAGATTCAGGGCCCATCTCCATACCCTGAGACTGAGGTGTTCAGGACCATGGTGTGCACTTTCAAGTCTGGCCTGGCTGACTCCCTCTCACGGGCAGAGAGGTGCTCCAGTGAGCTGGAGACTATGGTCTCTGTTTGCAGCTTCTGTGAACAG GCTACTGAACTGGCCAAAGACTGCAGACAATACCTGGGCCAGGAGCAGGTTGGCAGACACCCAGAGACGGATGATATCTCTACACTCCAGATGTACCAGGAGAGCTTTGTCCAGTTCTCCCCAGATCGCTTCCAGGAGGTGAAGGCCCAGGCGTGTGCTCTGAGGGGCTCCAGGGGCATGCGGGTGTGGAATGTAGCCTGGCTCAAGTGTCAGGAGGTCAGGCAGCAACTGGAGGAGAGACTACAGGATGTGGAGAGGGCCTTGCGGAACACAGGCTCCTGGTATGAACAACATAGACATGGTGAGGATCAGGCCACAGCTCAGACAGTGACTCATCATGATAGAGCTCTGTTACTGCCCAGACCTGGTCCACCACACTGGTACAATCCCCCAACAGGCTCTATGGTGGAAAGGTATCATGGGATCTTGGAGAGCAGGAACAACTCTGTGACCTGCTGTAATATCAACTTCAAGCCTCAGAATAACAGACCTTGTAAAGGGTCAAAGGCCACCACCGTGCTGGCCTCTCCCCGTATCAAATCCATTAGGAGAGCGGAGAGGGAGCCCAGCAGGAGAGAGGCCTGtcgagggaggagaagagaggccgCCACCCTTGCAGACTCACAGACGGTGGGCTGTGAGTGGTTCCCGTGGAAACGCGGGGGCCTGGGCCGGTCCATGAGTGAGGACTCGTGTGCAACCGCCATGTCCAGTCAGTCTGAGGCTCGGGTCCAAACACCGTCCTGCTCCCACGGGCAACCCTCCTGCCGGATCCTGCAGGCTGCTCAGAAGTTTCAGATCTCACGGCATGGTAGCTTCTGCTCAGCAGAGTCCTGTAGTGGCCAAGAGGGAGCAGAGAAGGCCTCTTCAAGGAATACTAGCTCATCAGTGAGAAGGTGTGAGGGAACAACATCTCTGGCAAGTCCAGAGGAGAACGCTGGCAGTGTTAT GAAGCTGCAGAGGATCATGGAGGAGCTGCTGTTAACAGAAAGGGAGTATGTGCGTTCCCTGGGATACATCCTGATGCATTACCTCCCCCTACTGGAGAGGACTGATGTGCCCCAGGACCTGCGGGGCAAACGTGGAGTGATATTTGGAAACCTGGAGAAGCTGTATGACTTCCACAGCCATTTCTTCCTCAGGGAGCTGGAGGCCTGTCAGACAGAACCCTTAGGAGTGGCTCGTTGCTTTCTGAGACAC AGAGAAAGTTTAGGCCTTTATGCTCTCTACAGTAAGAACAAGCCTCAGTCAGATGCCTTAATCCTTCACCATCGCCATGACATCTTCAAG AGGAAACAGCAGGAGCTGGGGGACCAAATGGACCTGTCCTCCTACCTGCTGAGGCCCATCCAGAGGATCAGTAAGTACAGCCTGCTGCTGCAGGACATGCTGGGGATGTGTGggcctcagagagacagggacagggaagagCTCCAGGCTGCAGCCGATGTGGTCCGCTTCCAGATGCGTCATGGCAACGACCTCCTCACCATGGACGCCATCCAGGACTGTGAC gtGAATCTGAAGGAGCAGGGCCAACTGATTCGCCAGGATGAGTTCATCGTGTTCTTCAGAAAGAAGAAGTGCTTCCGCCATATCTTCCTCTTCCAGGATCTCATTCTCTTCAGCAAGACCAAGAAGACAGATGTGGGCAATGATGTGTACATCTACAAACAGTCTTTCAAA ACGTCTGATATCGGGATGACACATAACTCTGGAGAGAGTGGTCTGTGTTTTGAGATCTGGATCCGTAGGAGGAAGTCCCAGGACACGTACACTCTGAAGGCTGACAGGGCAGAGGTGAAGAGGTCTTGGACCAGAGACCTGGAGCAGATTCTCTGGGAACAAGCTGCCTACAGCAGAG AGCTGCGGATGCAGGAGAGGGTGTTCAATGGAATGGGGAGGAAACCTTTCATGGACATCCAGCCCAGTGAGGCAGCAATCTGTGACAGGGCTGTCAACTGTGTCCTGCTAGGAAGAG CCCCGGTGCCGTCTTGTCTACAAACAGATATTGAATATCTCAGGCCCAACTCCATTGGTTCAGGCAGTAGTGCCTCTACCTCCTGCAGccactcatcttcctcctctgggCGAGGTTCTTTACCTCCGGTTGGTTACCCTGGCAACCAGACACAAGATGGGGAGGCCAGTCATATTGTTCATTCTTTCCCGGCGACTGTGACTGAAGAGGACCTCAGTAATCATCATAATCAACAGAAACAAAACCTTCATCTCA ATTCGTCAGGTGAGAGTACCAGTGTGTTCATAAGCTCGAAACGCAGCTGCCTCTTTGCTattggtggagagatggaggactcGTCATCTGTCACGTCCCAGAGTTCCCAGTCCCATGTCAGCCAGAGAACAACAGCACCCAGCCTCAGCTCACCTGCTACCATCAGGAAgaagccctccatctctcccaaaccaccagtgctggctgctcctcagAGCCTGCAAAAG GGCAAAGAAGTGGTTGCTATAGGAAAATCAACAGAAGTTTAA
- the LOC124045854 gene encoding uncharacterized protein KIAA1755-like isoform X1, giving the protein MNPESLDGSIQNTLSALFPPFEATAPTVLSQLFQVIEERFRGDALQCLLDFLIPAKHILESVQQAACAQYSDVVFCCEGWPLCLHEKVVIQLAPINPLFLCPGDFYLQVAPFSEQAARIVVRSLLEDGQGQVVEVEETPIPETSYPCIFSEDWLVELNQGRHGTPLSHCVLSTDQGMVKVPWAQVTLPEFVDKPRTMASSSLSPAAVQQEVVAGPGPSLVLPHPAPVYSVETRISPAKHGIAVSLRLVDNNCSRLVKVDQDGPMAKPIGWVSPNTWDSRSNNTSEVEGEYVDLVEFTNKKEALLLSGAHSYKYSRALMSRPVPLNRPGVPLAPALPLSLAQALAPNQHPREHLHCGRTIQSSEEPPCTPCMRRRMGQVSKAQELRCRYRESYHSALQNPVTFERDNTLNTLAVLEEASPCEGRLGLEGKELCPGVSQQCCHPDPGHHDQIPPVSTVTCRESGESNTISSRILQGLSDTTENDGRCPSSLSTTVVDTSEKCEVVIQGRKIMRDIVSSAEKIPSLHVVQCKNATAFGLVSPKMNRRRLPKDVSQAHQPSMPVRNGQQTPPPAPLPETTQQPPGHYAVSRSKVQAPDSEEPSTHPLQMGIACLTGGRDRTGRLVVEVYGDHEGWRSPSVSSLELCKLLLYLHSVIRRELRELGLTLVIDARQNPPPSQFNKALLMLEEQIPHAVHSVLILVEKESSHRPEKCPGQQIDVVTSLKALHKLVEGSQLTYGLEGTLPYSHQDWLQLHQKLHPFMSDLQEASGLLLKAIRKLEGGRKIDKVQDVQRCILEQRTLMKDVLEDSRLVALQREGGAMLARLRRESDLRYSHCEDYSDAVDSVTYMYNHVEEQAHMLVQRSNMSLDHLEYLLQLREMEGHFSKIREWFDAEGERRLLEAESVEDSREKVAHTLQSFRAFLSEANEQKHQALVLVTEAEKIQGPSPYPETEVFRTMVCTFKSGLADSLSRAERCSSELETMVSVCSFCEQATELAKDCRQYLGQEQVGRHPETDDISTLQMYQESFVQFSPDRFQEVKAQACALRGSRGMRVWNVAWLKCQEVRQQLEERLQDVERALRNTGSWYEQHRHGEDQATAQTVTHHDRALLLPRPGPPHWYNPPTGSMVERYHGILESRNNSVTCCNINFKPQNNRPCKGSKATTVLASPRIKSIRRAEREPSRREACRGRRREAATLADSQTVGCEWFPWKRGGLGRSMSEDSCATAMSSQSEARVQTPSCSHGQPSCRILQAAQKFQISRHGSFCSAESCSGQEGAEKASSRNTSSSVRRCEGTTSLASPEENAGSVMKLQRIMEELLLTEREYVRSLGYILMHYLPLLERTDVPQDLRGKRGVIFGNLEKLYDFHSHFFLRELEACQTEPLGVARCFLRHRESLGLYALYSKNKPQSDALILHHRHDIFKRKQQELGDQMDLSSYLLRPIQRISKYSLLLQDMLGMCGPQRDRDREELQAAADVVRFQMRHGNDLLTMDAIQDCDVNLKEQGQLIRQDEFIVFFRKKKCFRHIFLFQDLILFSKTKKTDVGNDVYIYKQSFKTSDIGMTHNSGESGLCFEIWIRRRKSQDTYTLKADRAEVKRSWTRDLEQILWEQAAYSRELRMQERVFNGMGRKPFMDIQPSEAAICDRAVNCVLLGRAPVPSCLQTDIEYLRPNSIGSGSSASTSCSHSSSSSGRGSLPPVGYPGNQTQDGEASHIVHSFPATVTEEDLSNHHNQQKQNLHLNSSGESTSVFISSKRSCLFAIGGEMEDSSSVTSQSSQSHVSQRTTAPSLSSPATIRKKPSISPKPPVLAAPQSLQKIKENRRPVLSSQGKEVVAIGKSTEV; this is encoded by the exons ATG aacccagagtctctggacGGGTCCATCCAGAACACTCTCTCAGCCCTCTTTCCCCCATTCGAGGCCACAGCCCCCACTGTCCTGAGCCAGCTCTTCCAGGTAATAGAGGAACGTTTCCGTGGAGATGCCCTCCAGTGTCTACTGGACTTCCTCATCCCGGCCAAACACATCCTTGAGAGTGTTCAGCAGGCTGCCTGT GCCCAGTACTCTGATGTGGTGTTCTGCTGTGAGGGCTGGCCTCTGTGTCTGCATGAGAAAGTGGTGATCCAGCTGGCCCCGATCAACCCCCTATTTCTGTGCCCAGGGGACTTCTACTTGCAGGTTGCTCCCTTCTCTGAGCAGGCCGCCCGCATCgtggtccggagcctgctggagGACGGACAGGgtcaggtggtggaggtggaggagacacCCATCCCTGAGACCTCCTACCCCTGCATCTTCTCTGAGGACTGGCTAGTGGAGCTCAACCAAGGCCGCCACGGTACTCCACTTAGCCACTGTGTCCTCTCCACAGACCAGGGCATGGTGAAGGTGCCATGGGCGCAGGTGACTCTCCCTGAGTTTGTGGATAAACCCAGAACTATGGCCTCATCATCTCTTTCTCCGGCTGCTGTTCAACAGGAGGTAGTGGCAGGGCCCGGGCCCTCATTGGTCCTGCCTCACCCTGCACCTGTGTACTCTGTGGAGACTAGGATCTCTCCTGCTAAACATGGCATTGCGGTGTCACTGCGTCTGGTGGACAATAATTGCTCCCGGCTGGTTAAGGTGGATCAGGATGGGCCTATGGCTAAGCCCATAGGCTGGGTGTCTCCCAACACATGGGACAGCCGCAGCAACAACACCTCTGAGGTTGAGGGGGAATACGTGGACTTGGTGGAGTTCACTAACAAGAAAGAAGCATTGCTCCTCAGTGGGGCTCACAGTTACAAATATTCCAGAGCGCTCATGTCTAGGCCTGTTCCACTTAACAGGCCTGGTGTCCCTCTGGCTCCAGCCCTGCCCCTGTCCTTGGCCCAAGCCCTGGCCCCCAACCAGCACCCCAGGGAACACTTACACTGCGGCCGGACCATCCAGTCCTCCGAGGAGCCCCCCTGCACCCCTTGcatgaggaggagaatgggccagGTGTCCAAAGCACAGGAGCTCAGGTGCCGGTACAGGGAGTCTTACCATTCAGCACTGCAGAACCCTGTTACCTTTGAGAGAGACAATACACTGAATACACTGGCGGTTCTGGAGGAGGCTAGTCCATGTGAGGGGAGGCTGGGACTAGAGGGGAAAGAACTATGTCCTGGTGTCTCCCAGCAGTGCTGCCATCCAGACCCAGGACATCATGACCAGATTCCCCCTGTTAGCACTGTTACCTGTAGGGAGTCTGGAGAAAGTAACACTATATCCAGTAGAATTTTACAAGGCCTGAGTGACACTACAGAGAACGATGGGAGATGTCCCTCTTCTCTGTCGACCACTGTTGTGGACACATCAGAGAAGTGTGAAGTAGTGATACAAGGAAGAAAAATTATGAGGGATATTGTCTCGTCTGCAGAGAAGATTCCCAGCTTACATGTAGTGCAATGTAAAAACGCCACAGCTTTTGGACTGGTTTCCCCAAAGATGAACAGGCGGAGACTGCCCAAAG ATGTCTCCCAGGCTCACCAACCCTCCATGCCTGTTAGAAACGGACAACAGACCCCTCCACCGGCCCCTCTCCCTGAGACAACCCAGCAGCCTCCGGGTCACTATGCTGTTTCCAGGTCTAAGGTCCAGGCACCAGACTCAGAGGAACCCAGTACTCACCCCCTCCAGATGGGAATAGCATGTCTTACTG GTGGCAGAGACAGGACAGGTCGGTTGGTGGTTGAGGTGTACGGAGACCATGAAGGATGGAGATCTCCTTCAGTGTCTAGTCTGGAACTCTGCAAACTGCTGCTCTACCTCCACTCTGTAAtcag GAGAGAACTAAGAGAACTTGGACTGACACTAGTTATTGATGCTCGGCAGAATCCACCTCCATCACAGTTCAATAAGGCCTTGCTGATGCTTGAG GAGCAAATTCCCCATGCAGTACACAGTGTGCTTATCCTGGTGGAGAAAGAGAGCAGCCATCGCCCAGAGAAATGTCCTGGACAACAG ATTGATGTAGTGACATCACTGAAGGCGTTGCACAAGCTGGTGGAGGGGAGCCAGTTGACCTACGGCCTAGAGGGCACCCTGCCCTACAGCCACCAGGACTGGCTGCAGCTCCATCAG AAACTTCATCCCTTCATGTCAGATCTCCAGGAGGCTTCAGGTTTGCTCCTGAAGGCCATCAGAAAACTAGAGGGAGGTCGTAAGATTGACAAAGTGCAG GATGTACAGAGGTGTATTCTAGAACAGAGAACGCTGATGAAGGATGTTCTGGAGGACAGCCGGTTGGTCGCTCTGCAAAGGGAGGGCGGAGCCATGCTGGCCAGGCTGAGGAGGGAGAGTGACCTCAGATACTCTCACTGTGAGGATTACAG TGATGCTGTAGACTCTGTGACCTATATGTACAACCATGTAGAGGAGCAAGCCCACATGCTGGTGCAAAGATCCAACATGTCCCTGGACCACCTTGAATACCTACTCCAACTCAGAGAAATGGAGGGCCACTTCTCTAAG ATCAGGGAATGGTTTGATGCCGAAGGGGAACGGCGGTTGCTGGAGGCAGAATCGGTGGAGGACTCCAGAGAAAAGGTTGCACATACTCTGCAGAGTTTCAGAGCATTCCTCTCTGAAGCCAAT GAGCAGAAGCACCAGGCTTTGGTCCTGGTGACAGAGGCAGAGAAGATTCAGGGCCCATCTCCATACCCTGAGACTGAGGTGTTCAGGACCATGGTGTGCACTTTCAAGTCTGGCCTGGCTGACTCCCTCTCACGGGCAGAGAGGTGCTCCAGTGAGCTGGAGACTATGGTCTCTGTTTGCAGCTTCTGTGAACAG GCTACTGAACTGGCCAAAGACTGCAGACAATACCTGGGCCAGGAGCAGGTTGGCAGACACCCAGAGACGGATGATATCTCTACACTCCAGATGTACCAGGAGAGCTTTGTCCAGTTCTCCCCAGATCGCTTCCAGGAGGTGAAGGCCCAGGCGTGTGCTCTGAGGGGCTCCAGGGGCATGCGGGTGTGGAATGTAGCCTGGCTCAAGTGTCAGGAGGTCAGGCAGCAACTGGAGGAGAGACTACAGGATGTGGAGAGGGCCTTGCGGAACACAGGCTCCTGGTATGAACAACATAGACATGGTGAGGATCAGGCCACAGCTCAGACAGTGACTCATCATGATAGAGCTCTGTTACTGCCCAGACCTGGTCCACCACACTGGTACAATCCCCCAACAGGCTCTATGGTGGAAAGGTATCATGGGATCTTGGAGAGCAGGAACAACTCTGTGACCTGCTGTAATATCAACTTCAAGCCTCAGAATAACAGACCTTGTAAAGGGTCAAAGGCCACCACCGTGCTGGCCTCTCCCCGTATCAAATCCATTAGGAGAGCGGAGAGGGAGCCCAGCAGGAGAGAGGCCTGtcgagggaggagaagagaggccgCCACCCTTGCAGACTCACAGACGGTGGGCTGTGAGTGGTTCCCGTGGAAACGCGGGGGCCTGGGCCGGTCCATGAGTGAGGACTCGTGTGCAACCGCCATGTCCAGTCAGTCTGAGGCTCGGGTCCAAACACCGTCCTGCTCCCACGGGCAACCCTCCTGCCGGATCCTGCAGGCTGCTCAGAAGTTTCAGATCTCACGGCATGGTAGCTTCTGCTCAGCAGAGTCCTGTAGTGGCCAAGAGGGAGCAGAGAAGGCCTCTTCAAGGAATACTAGCTCATCAGTGAGAAGGTGTGAGGGAACAACATCTCTGGCAAGTCCAGAGGAGAACGCTGGCAGTGTTAT GAAGCTGCAGAGGATCATGGAGGAGCTGCTGTTAACAGAAAGGGAGTATGTGCGTTCCCTGGGATACATCCTGATGCATTACCTCCCCCTACTGGAGAGGACTGATGTGCCCCAGGACCTGCGGGGCAAACGTGGAGTGATATTTGGAAACCTGGAGAAGCTGTATGACTTCCACAGCCATTTCTTCCTCAGGGAGCTGGAGGCCTGTCAGACAGAACCCTTAGGAGTGGCTCGTTGCTTTCTGAGACAC AGAGAAAGTTTAGGCCTTTATGCTCTCTACAGTAAGAACAAGCCTCAGTCAGATGCCTTAATCCTTCACCATCGCCATGACATCTTCAAG AGGAAACAGCAGGAGCTGGGGGACCAAATGGACCTGTCCTCCTACCTGCTGAGGCCCATCCAGAGGATCAGTAAGTACAGCCTGCTGCTGCAGGACATGCTGGGGATGTGTGggcctcagagagacagggacagggaagagCTCCAGGCTGCAGCCGATGTGGTCCGCTTCCAGATGCGTCATGGCAACGACCTCCTCACCATGGACGCCATCCAGGACTGTGAC gtGAATCTGAAGGAGCAGGGCCAACTGATTCGCCAGGATGAGTTCATCGTGTTCTTCAGAAAGAAGAAGTGCTTCCGCCATATCTTCCTCTTCCAGGATCTCATTCTCTTCAGCAAGACCAAGAAGACAGATGTGGGCAATGATGTGTACATCTACAAACAGTCTTTCAAA ACGTCTGATATCGGGATGACACATAACTCTGGAGAGAGTGGTCTGTGTTTTGAGATCTGGATCCGTAGGAGGAAGTCCCAGGACACGTACACTCTGAAGGCTGACAGGGCAGAGGTGAAGAGGTCTTGGACCAGAGACCTGGAGCAGATTCTCTGGGAACAAGCTGCCTACAGCAGAG AGCTGCGGATGCAGGAGAGGGTGTTCAATGGAATGGGGAGGAAACCTTTCATGGACATCCAGCCCAGTGAGGCAGCAATCTGTGACAGGGCTGTCAACTGTGTCCTGCTAGGAAGAG CCCCGGTGCCGTCTTGTCTACAAACAGATATTGAATATCTCAGGCCCAACTCCATTGGTTCAGGCAGTAGTGCCTCTACCTCCTGCAGccactcatcttcctcctctgggCGAGGTTCTTTACCTCCGGTTGGTTACCCTGGCAACCAGACACAAGATGGGGAGGCCAGTCATATTGTTCATTCTTTCCCGGCGACTGTGACTGAAGAGGACCTCAGTAATCATCATAATCAACAGAAACAAAACCTTCATCTCA ATTCGTCAGGTGAGAGTACCAGTGTGTTCATAAGCTCGAAACGCAGCTGCCTCTTTGCTattggtggagagatggaggactcGTCATCTGTCACGTCCCAGAGTTCCCAGTCCCATGTCAGCCAGAGAACAACAGCACCCAGCCTCAGCTCACCTGCTACCATCAGGAAgaagccctccatctctcccaaaccaccagtgctggctgctcctcagAGCCTGCAAAAG ATCAAAGAAAACCGACGGCCAGTACTTTCTTCACAGGGCAAAGAAGTGGTTGCTATAGGAAAATCAACAGAAGTTTAA